One window of Solwaraspora sp. WMMA2056 genomic DNA carries:
- the pyrF gene encoding orotidine-5'-phosphate decarboxylase, giving the protein METFGERLHRAVAVRGPLCVGIDPHPQLLAQWGLPDDVDGLARFTATVVDALGDVVAVAKPQSAFFERFGSAGIAVLESTIRQLRDAGVLVLLDVKRGDIGSTAAAYASAYLDPASPLAADAVTASPFLGVGALAPMFESAAEHGGGVFVLALTSNPEGRQVQHARLSDGRTVAQTVIDEISQLNAGAQPIGSFGLVVGATVGDTGHELSNVNGPLLAPGLGEQGGRPEDLRTVFGQALSAVLPSYSRQVLRSGPEVAALRASAEHTLAKCRAALDPAI; this is encoded by the coding sequence ATGGAGACCTTTGGCGAGCGGCTGCACCGGGCGGTGGCCGTCCGTGGTCCGCTGTGCGTGGGCATCGACCCGCACCCGCAGCTACTGGCCCAGTGGGGTCTGCCCGACGACGTCGACGGCCTCGCGCGGTTCACCGCGACGGTGGTCGACGCGCTCGGTGACGTGGTCGCGGTGGCCAAGCCACAGTCGGCGTTCTTCGAACGTTTCGGGTCCGCCGGCATCGCCGTGCTTGAGTCAACTATCCGACAGTTGCGCGACGCCGGGGTGCTCGTCCTGCTCGATGTGAAGCGGGGCGACATCGGGTCCACGGCCGCCGCGTATGCCTCGGCGTATCTCGATCCGGCCAGTCCGTTGGCCGCCGACGCGGTCACGGCCAGCCCGTTTCTGGGGGTCGGCGCGTTGGCGCCGATGTTCGAGTCGGCTGCCGAACACGGCGGTGGCGTCTTCGTGCTCGCGTTGACCTCGAATCCGGAAGGCCGTCAGGTGCAACATGCACGACTGTCCGATGGGCGCACAGTCGCGCAGACGGTGATCGATGAGATTTCGCAGCTCAACGCGGGTGCGCAGCCCATTGGCAGTTTCGGTCTGGTGGTCGGGGCGACCGTTGGCGACACCGGTCACGAACTGTCGAACGTCAATGGCCCGCTGCTCGCGCCGGGCCTCGGTGAGCAGGGTGGTCGGCCCGAGGACCTGCGCACCGTGTTTGGGCAAGCGCTTTCCGCAGTCCTGCCCTCGTACTCGCGACAGGTGCTGCGCAGCGGGCCGGAAGTGGCGGCGTTGCGGGCTTCGGCCGAACATACGCTTGCTAAGTGTCGGGCCGCCCTGGACCCTGCGATCTGA
- the bioA gene encoding adenosylmethionine--8-amino-7-oxononanoate transaminase, producing MSAQRPVAGGWPPAQLLDIDRRHVWHPYAALPPAVAPYLVDSAAGVRLRLADGRELVDGMSSWWAAVHGYRHPVLDAAVTDQLGRMAHVMFGGLTHEPAVRLAHTLAQITPSGLEHVFLCDSGSVSVEVAIKMCLQYQLARGRPGKRRLATWRGGYHGDTFHPMSVCDPEGGMHHLWRGVLPAQVFVSAPPADFGAAPDEGYLAELVDGIARHADEIAAVIVEPVVQGTGGMRFHHPGYLRALREVTTAHDVLLIFDEIATGFGRTGAFFAAEHAGVTPDVLCVGKALTGGYLTLAAALCTPEVAAGISADGVLAHGPTFMGNPLACAVANASIDLLRAPVAADTAACGPGGAVTGPPAATGGPAAGPYWQHAVRRIEAGLRAGLAPVAALPGVRDVRVLGAIGVVQLDRPVDVAAATDAAVAEGVWLRPFRDLIYTMPPYLTDDDDVARIARAMAAAAAAVPRRG from the coding sequence ATGAGCGCACAGCGGCCGGTGGCCGGTGGGTGGCCGCCGGCGCAGCTGCTCGACATCGACCGCCGGCACGTCTGGCACCCGTACGCCGCGCTGCCGCCGGCTGTCGCACCGTACCTGGTGGACAGCGCTGCCGGGGTCCGGTTGCGGCTGGCCGACGGCCGGGAGCTGGTCGACGGGATGTCGTCGTGGTGGGCGGCCGTGCACGGCTACCGGCACCCGGTGCTCGACGCGGCCGTCACCGACCAGCTGGGCCGGATGGCGCACGTGATGTTCGGCGGCCTGACCCACGAGCCGGCGGTCCGGCTCGCGCACACCCTGGCGCAGATCACCCCGTCCGGCCTGGAGCACGTCTTTCTCTGCGACTCCGGCTCGGTCAGCGTCGAGGTCGCGATCAAGATGTGCCTGCAGTACCAGCTGGCCCGGGGGCGGCCCGGTAAGCGACGGCTGGCCACCTGGCGGGGCGGCTACCACGGCGACACCTTCCATCCGATGAGCGTCTGCGACCCCGAGGGCGGGATGCACCACCTGTGGCGGGGGGTGCTGCCGGCTCAGGTGTTCGTGTCCGCCCCGCCGGCGGACTTCGGCGCGGCCCCTGACGAGGGCTATCTCGCCGAGCTGGTCGACGGGATCGCCCGGCACGCCGACGAGATCGCTGCGGTGATCGTCGAGCCGGTGGTGCAGGGCACCGGCGGGATGCGCTTCCACCACCCGGGGTATCTACGGGCGCTGCGGGAGGTGACCACGGCGCACGACGTACTGCTGATCTTCGACGAGATCGCTACCGGCTTCGGCCGTACCGGCGCGTTCTTCGCCGCCGAGCATGCCGGTGTCACCCCTGACGTGCTCTGTGTCGGTAAGGCGTTGACCGGTGGGTACCTGACACTGGCCGCCGCGCTGTGTACGCCCGAGGTGGCCGCCGGTATCTCCGCCGACGGGGTGCTGGCGCACGGACCCACCTTCATGGGCAACCCGTTGGCCTGCGCGGTGGCCAACGCCTCGATCGACCTGCTGCGGGCTCCGGTCGCTGCGGACACTGCGGCCTGCGGGCCCGGCGGCGCGGTGACCGGTCCGCCGGCGGCCACCGGTGGGCCGGCGGCCGGGCCGTACTGGCAGCACGCCGTACGTCGGATCGAGGCCGGCCTGCGGGCGGGCCTGGCTCCGGTCGCGGCGCTGCCCGGGGTGCGTGACGTACGGGTGCTCGGCGCCATCGGGGTGGTGCAGCTCGACCGTCCGGTCGACGTGGCGGCGGCGACCGACGCGGCGGTGGCCGAGGGAGTCTGGTTGCGGCCCTTCCGGGACCTGATCTACACGATGCCGCCGTACCTGACCGACGACGACGACGTCGCGCGGATCGCCCGTGCGATGGCGGCTGCGGCCGCAGCGGTACCGCGCCGAGGATGA
- a CDS encoding quinone-dependent dihydroorotate dehydrogenase translates to MSGGGGYRLARSALFRLGGGDAEAAHEWTLHRLATLSRHPVALAALRARYAVAAPRTVFGVDFPNPVGLAAGMDKDGLALPAWPALGFGFVEVGTVTAQAQPGNPRPRLFRLPASEAVINRMGFNNAGAEALADRLAVLGRLEQRRGFGRAHPAYADRPVPLGISLGKSKVVPIEEAVDDYLASYKALSGYGQYFVINVSSPNTPGLRQLQDREHLDTLLAMLVGERPILVKIAPDLSEPAIAELLEVCLARGAAGVVATNTTLSRAGLAAADTGAAQQAGGLSGRPLTDRAREVVSFVHRETDGALPIIGVGGVLDPDDAARMFDAGASLVQLYTGFIYRGPALVRAIVRRVRGR, encoded by the coding sequence GTGAGCGGCGGGGGCGGCTACCGGCTGGCCCGTTCGGCGTTGTTCCGTCTCGGTGGCGGCGACGCCGAGGCCGCCCACGAGTGGACGCTGCACCGGCTGGCCACGCTGTCGCGGCATCCGGTGGCGCTGGCCGCACTGCGCGCCCGGTACGCGGTGGCCGCGCCGCGTACCGTCTTCGGGGTCGACTTTCCCAACCCGGTCGGGCTGGCCGCCGGGATGGACAAGGACGGCCTGGCGCTGCCGGCCTGGCCGGCGCTCGGCTTCGGCTTCGTCGAGGTCGGCACCGTCACCGCCCAGGCACAGCCGGGCAACCCCCGTCCCCGGCTGTTCCGGTTGCCGGCCAGTGAGGCGGTGATCAACCGGATGGGCTTCAACAACGCCGGTGCCGAGGCGCTCGCCGACCGGCTCGCCGTCCTCGGCCGGCTGGAGCAGCGGCGCGGGTTCGGCCGGGCCCACCCGGCGTACGCCGACCGTCCGGTGCCGCTGGGCATCTCGCTGGGCAAGTCGAAGGTCGTCCCGATCGAGGAGGCGGTGGACGACTATCTGGCGTCGTACAAGGCGCTCAGCGGCTACGGACAGTATTTTGTGATCAACGTCTCCTCGCCGAACACCCCGGGGCTGCGGCAGCTGCAGGACCGGGAACACCTCGACACACTGCTGGCGATGCTGGTGGGCGAGCGTCCGATCCTGGTCAAGATCGCACCGGACCTGTCCGAGCCGGCCATCGCCGAACTGCTGGAGGTCTGCCTGGCCCGGGGAGCGGCGGGGGTCGTCGCCACCAACACCACCTTGTCGCGCGCCGGCCTGGCCGCCGCTGACACCGGCGCGGCGCAGCAGGCCGGCGGGCTGTCCGGCCGTCCGCTGACCGACCGGGCCCGCGAGGTGGTCTCCTTCGTCCACCGGGAGACCGACGGCGCGTTGCCGATCATCGGGGTCGGCGGCGTCCTCGACCCGGACGACGCGGCCCGGATGTTCGACGCCGGGGCCAGCCTGGTGCAGCTCTACACCGGGTTCATCTACCGGGGGCCGGCGCTGGTCCGGGCGATCGTGCGGCGGGTACGGGGGCGATGA
- the carB gene encoding carbamoyl-phosphate synthase large subunit, translating to MPKRTDLQHVMVIGSGPIIIGQACEFDYSGTQACRVLRAEGLRVSLVNSNPATIMTDPEFADATYVEPITPEFVELVIARERPDALLPTLGGQTALNTAVALHEAGVLDKYGVELIGANIDAIRRGEDRQLFKDIVATAGGETPRSRVCHSMAEVRDTVAELGLPVVIRPSFTMGGLGSGMAHTPDDLERIAGAGLAASPVHEVLIEESVLGWKEYELELMRDRNDNVVVVCSIENIDPMGVHTGDSVTVAPAMTLTDREYQQMRDMGIAVLREVGVDTGGCNIQFAVHPQTGRLVVIEMNPRVSRSSALASKATGFPIAKIAAKLAIGYTLDEIPNDITKQTPAAFEPVLDYVVVKIPRFAFEKFPGADPELTTTMKSVGEAMSLGRNFTEALNKAMRSMETKAAGFWTTPDPADATVESTLAELATPHDGRLYTVERALRLGATVDQVHVASGGIDPWFLEEIAGLVALRGEIEAAPVLDAALLRRAKRAGLSDRQVAALRPELAGEDGVRTLRHRLGLRPVYKTVDTCAAEFAARTPYHYSSYDAETEVAGSDRPKVLILGSGPNRIGQGIEFDYSCVHAVMALADYETVMVNCNPETVSTDYDTADRLYFEPLTFEDVLEVWQAEDASGRASGGPGVVGVIVQLGGQTPLGLAQRLADAGVPIVGTPPASIHLAEERGAFGQVLARAGLRAPAHGTAVSFEQAKAIADEIGYPVLVRPSYVLGGRGMEIVYDDATLRDYIGRATDISPEHPVLVDRFLDDAIEIDVDALCDATGEVYLGGVMEHIEEAGIHSGDSSCALPPITLAAPHLATIRHYTEQIARGVGVRGLLNVQYALKDDVLYVLEANPRASRTVPFVSKATAVPLAKAAARIMLGATVAQLRAEGLLPATGDGGTLPPDAPIAVKEAVLPFKRFRTRAGHGVDSLLGPEMKSTGEVMGIDPAYGKAFAKSQAAAYGSLPTSGKIFVSVANRDKRSMIFPVKRLADLGFDIVATAGTAEVLRRHGISCELARKHWEEPGSGGPDAVSLIAAGEFALVINTPQGSGASARSDGYEIRSAAVGADTPCVTTVPGVAAAVMGIEALIAGDMSVRPLQQLHAALRPETAAGQAGR from the coding sequence ATGCCTAAGCGGACAGATCTGCAGCATGTCATGGTGATCGGCTCCGGGCCGATCATCATCGGCCAGGCCTGCGAGTTCGACTACTCCGGCACCCAGGCGTGCCGGGTGCTGCGCGCCGAAGGGCTGCGCGTGTCGCTGGTCAACTCCAACCCGGCGACCATCATGACCGACCCCGAGTTCGCCGACGCCACCTACGTCGAGCCGATCACGCCCGAGTTCGTCGAGCTGGTCATCGCCCGCGAGCGCCCCGACGCGCTGCTGCCCACCCTGGGTGGGCAGACCGCGCTGAACACGGCGGTCGCGCTGCACGAAGCGGGCGTGCTGGACAAGTACGGCGTGGAGCTGATCGGGGCGAACATCGACGCGATCCGCCGCGGCGAGGACCGCCAGCTGTTCAAGGACATCGTCGCGACCGCCGGCGGCGAGACCCCGCGCAGCCGGGTCTGCCACAGCATGGCCGAGGTCCGCGACACCGTCGCCGAGCTGGGTCTGCCCGTGGTGATCCGGCCGTCGTTCACCATGGGCGGGCTCGGCTCCGGCATGGCCCACACCCCGGACGACCTGGAGCGTATCGCCGGCGCGGGACTGGCGGCTTCGCCGGTGCACGAGGTCCTCATCGAGGAGAGCGTGCTCGGCTGGAAGGAGTACGAGCTGGAGCTGATGCGCGACCGCAACGACAACGTGGTCGTGGTCTGCTCCATCGAGAACATCGACCCGATGGGGGTGCACACCGGCGACAGCGTCACCGTCGCCCCGGCGATGACCCTCACCGACCGCGAGTACCAGCAGATGCGCGACATGGGCATCGCCGTACTTCGCGAGGTCGGCGTCGACACCGGCGGCTGCAACATCCAGTTCGCCGTACACCCGCAGACCGGCCGGCTCGTCGTCATCGAGATGAACCCCCGGGTGTCGCGGTCGTCGGCGCTGGCCTCCAAGGCGACCGGCTTCCCGATCGCGAAGATCGCCGCGAAGCTGGCCATCGGCTACACCCTCGACGAGATCCCCAACGACATCACCAAGCAGACCCCGGCCGCGTTCGAACCGGTCCTCGACTACGTCGTGGTCAAGATCCCCCGGTTCGCGTTCGAGAAGTTCCCCGGCGCCGACCCGGAGCTGACCACCACGATGAAGTCGGTCGGCGAGGCGATGAGCCTGGGCCGCAACTTCACCGAGGCGCTGAACAAGGCGATGCGCTCGATGGAGACGAAGGCCGCCGGTTTCTGGACGACGCCCGACCCGGCCGACGCCACCGTCGAGTCCACCCTGGCCGAGCTGGCCACCCCGCACGACGGCCGGCTCTACACCGTCGAACGGGCGCTGCGGCTGGGTGCCACCGTCGATCAGGTCCACGTCGCCTCCGGCGGCATCGACCCCTGGTTCCTCGAGGAGATCGCCGGTCTGGTCGCGCTGCGCGGCGAGATCGAGGCCGCGCCGGTGCTCGATGCCGCGCTGCTGCGCCGGGCCAAGCGGGCCGGGCTGTCCGACCGGCAGGTGGCCGCGCTGCGTCCGGAGCTGGCCGGCGAGGACGGGGTACGCACGTTGCGGCACCGGCTCGGGCTGCGCCCGGTCTACAAGACCGTAGACACCTGCGCCGCCGAGTTCGCCGCCCGTACGCCGTACCACTACTCCAGCTACGACGCCGAGACCGAGGTCGCCGGCTCGGACCGGCCGAAGGTGCTGATCCTCGGCTCCGGGCCGAACCGCATCGGGCAGGGCATCGAGTTCGACTACTCCTGCGTGCACGCGGTGATGGCGCTGGCCGACTACGAGACCGTCATGGTCAACTGCAACCCGGAGACGGTCTCCACCGACTACGACACCGCCGACCGGCTCTACTTCGAGCCACTCACCTTCGAGGACGTGCTGGAGGTCTGGCAGGCTGAGGACGCCAGCGGCAGGGCTTCCGGCGGCCCCGGTGTGGTCGGCGTGATCGTCCAGCTGGGGGGCCAGACCCCGCTCGGACTGGCGCAGCGCCTCGCCGACGCCGGCGTGCCGATCGTCGGCACCCCGCCGGCCTCGATCCACCTCGCCGAGGAGCGTGGCGCCTTCGGTCAGGTGCTGGCCCGGGCCGGGCTGCGCGCCCCGGCGCACGGCACCGCCGTGTCGTTCGAGCAGGCCAAGGCGATCGCCGACGAGATCGGCTACCCGGTGCTGGTCCGCCCGTCGTACGTACTCGGCGGGCGCGGCATGGAGATCGTCTACGACGACGCGACGCTGCGCGACTACATCGGCCGGGCCACCGACATCTCGCCGGAGCACCCGGTGCTTGTCGACCGGTTCCTCGACGACGCCATCGAGATCGACGTGGACGCGCTCTGCGACGCCACCGGCGAGGTCTACCTCGGCGGGGTGATGGAACACATCGAGGAGGCCGGCATCCACTCCGGCGACTCGTCCTGCGCGCTGCCGCCGATCACCCTGGCCGCCCCGCACCTGGCCACCATCCGGCACTACACCGAGCAGATCGCCCGTGGCGTCGGGGTCCGCGGTCTGCTCAACGTCCAGTACGCGCTCAAGGACGACGTGCTGTACGTGCTGGAGGCCAACCCCCGCGCCTCGCGGACCGTACCGTTCGTCTCCAAGGCGACGGCGGTGCCGCTGGCCAAGGCAGCGGCCCGGATCATGCTCGGGGCCACCGTGGCGCAACTGCGGGCCGAAGGGTTGCTGCCGGCCACCGGCGACGGCGGTACGCTGCCGCCGGACGCGCCGATCGCGGTCAAGGAGGCGGTGCTGCCGTTCAAGCGGTTCCGCACCCGCGCCGGGCACGGCGTCGACTCGCTGCTCGGCCCGGAGATGAAGTCCACCGGCGAGGTGATGGGCATCGACCCGGCGTACGGCAAAGCCTTCGCCAAGTCCCAGGCGGCGGCGTACGGGTCGTTGCCGACCAGCGGCAAGATCTTCGTCTCGGTCGCCAACCGCGACAAACGGTCGATGATCTTCCCGGTGAAGCGACTGGCCGACCTCGGGTTCGACATCGTGGCCACCGCCGGCACCGCCGAGGTGCTGCGCCGCCACGGCATCTCCTGCGAGTTGGCCCGCAAACACTGGGAGGAGCCCGGTTCGGGCGGCCCCGACGCGGTGTCGTTGATCGCCGCCGGGGAGTTCGCGCTGGTGATCAACACGCCGCAGGGCTCCGGGGCCAGTGCCCGCTCCGACGGGTACGAGATCCGCAGCGCGGCGGTCGGTGCCGACACCCCCTGTGTCACCACCGTGCCGGGCGTGGCCGCCGCCGTGATGGGCATCGAGGCGCTGATTGCCGGCGACATGTCGGTCCGGCCGTTGCAGCAGCTGCACGCGGCGCTGCGGCCCGAGACAGCCGCCGGGCAGGCGGGGCGGTGA
- the carA gene encoding glutamine-hydrolyzing carbamoyl-phosphate synthase small subunit produces the protein MRRVPALLVLEDGRVFPGESYGAVGETFGEAVFTTAMTGYQETLTDPSYHRQVVVQTAPHIGNTGVNADDDESDRIWVAGYVVRDPARRPSNWRATGDLEQRLAAEGVVGICGVDTRALTRHLRDRGVMRVGVSSLTDDPQELLAKVRQSPQMVGADLSAEVTTGQPYTVTAQGEHRYTVAALDLGIKRNVPRRLAERGVTTHVLPATSTLEQVLATGPDAVFFSPGPGDPATADHPVALARQVMGRRIPLFGICFGSQILGRALGFGTYKLGYGHRGINQPVLDRATGKVEVTSHNHGFAVDAPLNTVIDTDFGGVEVSHVCLNDDVVEGLRAREVPAFTVQYHPEAAAGPHDADYLFDRFVELIEGKHA, from the coding sequence CTGCGGCGGGTACCGGCGCTGCTGGTGCTCGAGGACGGCCGGGTCTTCCCGGGTGAGAGCTACGGCGCGGTCGGGGAGACCTTCGGCGAGGCGGTGTTCACCACCGCGATGACCGGCTACCAGGAGACGCTGACCGACCCGTCCTACCACCGGCAGGTGGTGGTGCAGACCGCACCGCACATCGGCAACACCGGGGTCAACGCCGACGACGACGAGTCCGACCGGATCTGGGTGGCCGGCTACGTGGTCCGCGACCCGGCCCGCCGGCCGTCCAACTGGCGCGCCACCGGCGACCTGGAGCAGCGGCTCGCCGCCGAGGGCGTGGTCGGCATCTGCGGGGTCGACACCCGGGCGCTGACCCGCCACCTGCGCGACCGGGGGGTGATGCGGGTAGGCGTGTCCAGCCTGACCGACGACCCGCAGGAACTGCTCGCCAAGGTCCGCCAGAGCCCGCAGATGGTCGGCGCCGACCTGTCGGCCGAAGTGACGACCGGCCAGCCGTACACGGTCACCGCCCAGGGCGAGCACCGCTACACGGTCGCCGCGCTGGACCTGGGCATCAAGCGCAACGTGCCGCGCCGGCTCGCCGAGCGTGGGGTGACCACCCACGTGCTGCCGGCGACCTCGACGCTGGAGCAGGTCCTGGCGACCGGCCCGGACGCGGTGTTCTTCTCCCCCGGGCCGGGTGACCCGGCCACCGCCGACCATCCGGTCGCGCTGGCCCGCCAGGTGATGGGGCGCCGGATCCCGCTGTTCGGCATCTGTTTCGGCTCGCAGATCCTCGGCCGGGCGCTGGGCTTCGGCACCTACAAGCTCGGCTACGGCCACCGCGGCATCAACCAGCCGGTGCTGGACCGGGCCACCGGCAAGGTCGAGGTGACCAGCCACAACCACGGATTCGCCGTGGACGCCCCGCTGAACACGGTGATCGACACCGACTTCGGCGGTGTCGAGGTGAGCCACGTGTGCCTCAACGACGACGTGGTCGAGGGGCTGCGGGCCCGCGAGGTGCCGGCGTTCACCGTCCAGTACCACCCGGAAGCGGCGGCCGGCCCGCACGACGCGGACTACCTGTTCGACCGGTTCGTCGAGCTGATCGAGGGAAAGCATGCCTAA
- a CDS encoding dihydroorotase: MSAYLIKGVRVLGRERTDLLLRDGVVAEVGPGVAAAGAQVVDADGLVALPGLVDLHTHLREPGREDAETVETGSRAAALGGYTAVCAMANTSPVADTAGVVEQVWRLGRQAGLVDVQPIGAVTVGLAGERLAELGAMADSAAAVRIFSDDGHCVADPRLMRRALEYVKAFDGVIAQHAEEPRLTEGAQMHEGEVSTRLGLTGWPAVAEEAIIARDALLAEHVGSRLHVCHLSTAGSVEIVRQAKARGVRITAEVTPHHLLLTHEAPVSYDPVFKVNPPLRTGEDVAALRAALAEGVIDIVATDHAPHAVEDKECEWAYARPGMLGLETALSVVLLTTALHDADGVPDWELIAERMSRAPARIAGLTAHGHDPAPGAPANLTLVDPAASRTVDPGELASRSRNTPYARMVLPGQVVATFLHGDATVLDGKAVR, from the coding sequence GTGAGCGCGTACCTGATCAAGGGCGTGCGCGTCCTCGGCCGCGAGCGGACCGACCTGCTGCTGCGCGACGGCGTCGTCGCCGAGGTCGGCCCCGGCGTGGCGGCCGCCGGCGCCCAGGTGGTCGACGCCGACGGCCTGGTCGCCCTGCCCGGCCTGGTCGACCTGCACACCCACCTGCGCGAGCCCGGCCGCGAGGACGCCGAGACGGTCGAAACCGGGTCGCGGGCCGCCGCGCTCGGCGGCTACACCGCCGTCTGCGCCATGGCGAACACCTCACCGGTCGCCGACACCGCCGGCGTCGTCGAGCAGGTCTGGCGGCTCGGCCGGCAGGCCGGCCTGGTCGACGTGCAGCCGATCGGCGCGGTCACCGTCGGGCTGGCCGGTGAACGCCTCGCCGAACTCGGCGCGATGGCCGACTCCGCCGCCGCCGTGCGGATCTTCTCCGACGACGGGCACTGCGTCGCCGATCCCCGGCTGATGCGCCGCGCCCTGGAGTACGTCAAGGCCTTCGACGGCGTCATCGCCCAGCACGCCGAGGAGCCCCGGTTGACCGAGGGCGCCCAGATGCACGAGGGCGAGGTCTCCACCCGGCTCGGCCTGACCGGCTGGCCGGCGGTCGCCGAGGAGGCGATCATCGCCCGGGACGCGCTGCTGGCCGAACACGTCGGCAGCCGGCTGCACGTCTGCCACCTGTCCACCGCCGGCAGCGTGGAGATCGTCCGGCAGGCCAAGGCGCGCGGCGTGCGGATCACCGCCGAGGTCACCCCGCACCACCTTCTGCTCACCCACGAGGCACCGGTCAGCTACGACCCGGTGTTCAAGGTCAACCCGCCGCTGCGCACCGGCGAGGACGTCGCCGCGCTGCGGGCCGCGCTCGCCGAAGGCGTCATCGACATCGTCGCCACCGATCACGCTCCGCACGCCGTCGAGGACAAGGAGTGCGAATGGGCGTACGCCCGACCCGGCATGCTCGGGTTGGAGACCGCCCTGTCCGTGGTGCTGCTCACGACCGCCCTGCACGACGCCGACGGTGTACCAGACTGGGAGCTGATCGCCGAGCGGATGTCCCGGGCCCCGGCCCGGATCGCCGGGCTGACCGCGCACGGGCACGACCCCGCGCCGGGCGCCCCGGCGAACCTCACCCTGGTCGATCCGGCCGCCAGCCGGACCGTCGACCCGGGGGAGCTGGCCAGCCGCAGCCGCAACACCCCGTACGCGCGGATGGTGCTGCCCGGCCAGGTGGTCGCCACCTTCCTGCACGGCGACGCGACCGTGCTCGACGGAAAGGCCGTGCGATGA
- a CDS encoding aspartate carbamoyltransferase catalytic subunit, which translates to MIRHLLSGADLDAATATRILDTAVELASLAGREVKKLPTLRGRTVVNLFYEDSTRTRISFEAAAKRLSADVINFSAKGSSVSKGESLKDTALTLQAMGADAVVIRHPASGAPHRLANWVDGSVVNAGDGTHEHPTQALLDAYTVRARLGRLAGLHVVIVGDVLHSRVARSNVLLLTTLGAKVTLVGPPPLIPVDIATALASGVGVGYDLDTVLPTADVVMMLRVQHERMADSYFPSAREYSRRYGLDGARLRRLPDHAIVMHPGPMNRGMEISADVADSPRSTIVEQVANGVSVRMAVLYLLLGGRGA; encoded by the coding sequence ATGATCCGACACCTGCTGTCCGGGGCCGACCTGGACGCCGCCACCGCCACCCGGATCCTGGACACCGCGGTCGAACTCGCCTCGCTGGCCGGCCGCGAGGTCAAGAAACTGCCGACGCTGCGCGGACGGACCGTGGTCAACCTCTTCTACGAGGACTCCACCCGGACCCGGATCTCGTTCGAGGCCGCCGCCAAGCGGCTCTCGGCCGACGTGATCAACTTCTCGGCCAAGGGCTCCAGCGTCTCCAAGGGCGAGAGCCTCAAGGACACCGCGCTCACCCTGCAGGCGATGGGGGCCGACGCGGTGGTGATCCGCCACCCGGCGTCCGGGGCGCCGCACCGGCTCGCCAACTGGGTCGACGGTTCGGTCGTCAACGCCGGCGACGGTACTCACGAGCACCCCACGCAGGCACTGCTCGACGCGTACACCGTCCGGGCCCGGCTGGGTCGCCTCGCCGGCCTGCACGTGGTGATCGTCGGCGACGTGCTGCACAGCCGGGTCGCCCGCTCCAACGTGCTGCTGCTGACCACCCTCGGGGCCAAGGTCACCCTGGTCGGGCCGCCGCCGCTGATCCCGGTCGACATCGCCACCGCGCTCGCCTCCGGGGTCGGCGTCGGCTACGACCTGGACACCGTGCTGCCCACCGCCGACGTGGTGATGATGCTGCGGGTGCAGCACGAACGGATGGCCGACTCCTACTTCCCGTCGGCCCGGGAGTACTCCCGCCGCTACGGACTCGACGGCGCCCGGCTGCGCCGACTGCCCGACCACGCCATCGTGATGCACCCCGGCCCGATGAACCGGGGCATGGAGATATCCGCCGACGTGGCCGATTCGCCCCGGTCGACGATCGTGGAACAGGTCGCCAACGGGGTAAGCGTCCGGATGGCCGTGCTCTACCTGCTGCTGGGTGGTCGCGGCGCATGA
- the pyrR gene encoding bifunctional pyr operon transcriptional regulator/uracil phosphoribosyltransferase PyrR, translating to MPPSVKCILTSADIARTVDRIAHQVLEKTSGAQRTVLLGIPTRGIPLARRLADRIRTFEGVDVPVGVLDITLYRDDLRLKATRAVGPTDLPPAGIDGQRVILVDDVLYSGRTVRAALDAISDLGRPSSVQLAVLVDRGHRELPIRADYVGKNIPTALTENVKVLLAETDGTDEVRLFSSPGPTAQDPAAARDGSHR from the coding sequence ATGCCACCGTCCGTAAAGTGCATCCTGACCAGCGCAGACATTGCGCGAACCGTCGACCGGATCGCCCATCAGGTGCTGGAGAAGACCAGCGGCGCGCAGCGCACCGTTCTGCTCGGAATTCCCACCCGGGGCATTCCACTCGCCCGTCGCCTGGCCGACCGGATCCGGACCTTCGAGGGCGTCGACGTCCCCGTCGGTGTGCTGGATATCACTCTTTACCGGGACGATCTGCGACTCAAGGCGACCCGGGCGGTCGGCCCCACCGATCTGCCGCCGGCCGGCATCGACGGGCAACGGGTGATCCTGGTCGACGACGTCCTCTATTCGGGTCGGACGGTACGCGCGGCCCTGGACGCGATCAGTGACCTTGGCCGGCCCAGCTCGGTCCAGTTGGCGGTCCTGGTCGACCGGGGGCACCGCGAGCTGCCGATCCGCGCCGACTACGTCGGCAAGAACATCCCGACCGCGCTGACCGAGAACGTCAAGGTGCTGCTCGCCGAGACCGACGGCACCGACGAGGTACGGCTGTTCAGCTCGCCGGGTCCGACGGCGCAGGACCCGGCAGCGGCGCGGGACGGCAGCCACCGATGA